A part of Caloenas nicobarica isolate bCalNic1 chromosome 10, bCalNic1.hap1, whole genome shotgun sequence genomic DNA contains:
- the GNRHR gene encoding gonadotropin-releasing hormone receptor — MSSGPAMGGAGQDALAGEPHARPPLPIAAGGGWLDPDPALGNASAEPPGGLSSPERGCAWSPPAESGEEPLRLPTFSPAAQARVAVTFALFAFSAGCNLAVLRAAGARGGSRRSHIRLLLLHLAAADLLVTVAVMPLDAVWNITLQWQAGDLACRLLMYLRLLAMYASAFVTVVISLDRQAAILRPLAIARARRRNRIMLYIAWLLSAGLSVPQLFLFRTVTLRPPHNFTQCTTRGSFPQPWHETVYNMLGFACLFLLPLLIMLCCYARILLEISRRMGSSLFSSRDMSLRRSRNNIPRARLRMLKMSLVIVSSFILCWTPYYLLGLWHWFCPRAMEKRVSPALTHILFIFGLFNACLDPITYGLFTIPFRGGWGCPCGHGPKPQPPSLATGSFRCSASSLPPKRGVAGAWGQRVPPGTGLPDRAGSCQSSSL, encoded by the exons ATGAGCAGCGGCCCTGCCAtgggtggtgctgggcaggacGCTCTGGCTGGAG AGCCCCACGCCAGACCGCCACTGCCCATTGCAGCAGGAGGGGGCTGGCTGGACCCAGACCCCGCACTGGGGAACGCCAGCGCGGAGCCCCCTGGCGGTCTGTCCTCCCCCGAGCGGGGCTGTGCCTGGAGCCCCCCGGCCGAGAGCGGCGAGGAGCCCCTGCGGCTGCCCACCTTCTCCCCCGCCGCCCAGGCCCGCGTGGCCGTCACCTTCGCCCTCTTTGCCTTCTCGGCCGGCTGCAACCTGGCGGTgctgcgggcggcgggggcccgCGGAGGCAGCCGGCGCTCCCACATCcgcctcctgctgctgcacctgGCAGCCGCCGACCTGCTGGTGACGGTGGCGGTGATGCCGCTGGATGCCGTCTGGAACATCACGCTGCAGTGGCAGGCGGGCGACTTGGCCTGCCGCCTGCTCATGTACCTGCGGCTGCTGGCCATGTACGCCTCTGCCTTTGTCACCGTGGTCATCAGCCTGGACCGGCAGGCCGCCATCCTGCGCCCGCTGGCCATCGCCCGTGCCCGCAGGAGGAACCGCATCATGCTCTACATCGCCTGGCTCCTCAGCGCGGGGCTCTCAGTGCCACAG CTCTTCCTCTTCCGCACGGTCACTCTCCGGCCCCCGCACAACTTCACCCAGTGCACCACGCGCGGCagcttcccccagccctggcacgaGACCGTCTACAACATGCTGGGCTTCGCCTGCCTCTTCCTGCTGCCGCTGCTCATCATGCTCTGCTGCTATGCGCGCATCCTCCTGGAGATCTCCCGGCGCATGGGATCCAGCCTCT TCTCCTCGCGGGACATGTCACTGCGCCGCTCCAGGAACAACATCCCGCGGGCACGGCTGCGCATGCTGAAGATGAGCCTGGTCATTGTCTCCTCCTTCATCCTCTGCTGGACCCCCTACTACCTGCTGGGACTGTGGCACTGGTTCTGCCCACGGGCCATGGAGAAGAGGGTCTCGCCAGCCCTCACCCACATCCTCTTCATCTTCGGCCTCTTCAACGCCTGCCTGGACCCCATCACCTACGGGCTCTTCACCATCCCCTtccgggggggctggggctgcccctgtggtcacggccccaagcccCAGCCCCCGTCCCTGGCCACCGGCTCCTTCCGCTGCTCGGCCTCCTCCCTGCCGCCCAAGCGGGGTGTCGCGGGGGCGTGGGGGCAGCGGGTGCCCCCTGGGACGGGGCTGCCTGACAGGGCTggctcctgccagagcagctccctGTGA
- the LOC135992745 gene encoding mesoderm posterior protein 1-like codes for MARSAAPGLPLPTAALLQDWGCRGPPDPEGYSSSSPAPSPDSCGLSSPAAARAPCCSPATPRLRGGPGGRKGVRGLGPGGPRQSASEREKLRMRRLAQALLRLRHYLPPALAPAGQSLTKIETLRLAIRYIAHLSALLGLSEEVLARRRGAAPRHCPLCPPGLGCCQPLAPHLHPLVPQDALASGTVGWGSPPTAGTPPELHRASDMRLGGWGSPPYGPAVDTSPEVLGVPDMGMGAWGSPPYIPAMETPSELHEAVTSNVSSWLSPPRCAGAGAPLDLPGDPLLDAGLMLPEFVDAGTVTQELSADLLSLLEALVPPQHQD; via the exons ATGGCCCGCTCGGCAGCTCCAGGCCTCCCGCTCCCCACcgcagccctgctgcaggacTGGGGCTGCCGCGGGCCCCCAGACCCCGAGGGCTACAGCAGCAGCTCGCCCGCACCCTCGCCTGACTCCTGCGGCCTCTCgtcccctgctgctgcccgggcaccctgctgcagccccgccACCCCCCGCCTGCGGGGCGGCCCTGGGGGCAGGAAGGGGGTCCGGGGcctggggccgggggggccgcggcAGAGCGCCAGCGAGCGGGAGAAGCTGCGGATGCGGCGGCTGGCGCAGGCGCTGCTGCGGCTGCGGCACTACCTGCCGCCTGCACTGGCACCCGCGGGGCAGAGCCTGACCAAGATCGAGACCCTGCGCCTCGCCATCCGCTACATCGCCCACCTCTCGGCCCTGCTGGGGCTCAGCGAGGAGGTGCTGGctcggcggcggggggcggccccccggcactgccccctCTGCCCCCCGGGCCTGGGGTGCTGCCAGCCCCTGGCCCCCCACCTGCACCCACTGGTCCCACAGGATGCTTTGGCCTCTGGCACTGTGGGCTGGGGGTCACCTCCCACGGCAGGGACACccccagagctgcacagggcTTCTGACATgaggctggggggctgggggtcgCCCCCCTATGGCCCTGCTGTGGACACCTCCCCAGAGGTGCTTGGGGTTCCCGACATGGGAATGGGGGCCTGGGGGTCGCCCCCCTACATCCCTGCAATGGAGACCCCTTCGGAGCTGCATGAGGCTGTCACCTCCAACGTGTCCTCCTGGCTGTCCCCTCCTCGCTGCGCAGGGGCAGGAGCCCCCCTGGACCTCCCTGGTGACCCCCTCCTGGATGCGGGGCTGATGCTGCCTGAGTTCGTGGATGCAGGGACAGTCACCCAG GAGCTCTCTGCAGACCTGCTCTCTCTCTTGGAGGCTCTGGTCCCGCCACAGCACCAGGACTGA